From Camelina sativa cultivar DH55 chromosome 20, Cs, whole genome shotgun sequence, the proteins below share one genomic window:
- the LOC104770463 gene encoding DNA repair protein RAD51 homolog 1-like: MTTMEQRRNQNVVQEQDDEEIQHGPFPVEQLQAAGIASVDVKKLRDAGLCTVEGVAYTPRKDLLQIKGISDAKVDKIVEAASKLVPLGFTSATQLHAQRQEIIQITSGSRELDKVLEGGIETGSITELYGEFRSGKTQLCHTLCVTCQLPMDQGGGEGKAMYIDAEGTFRPQRLLQIADRFGLNGADVLENVAYARAYNTDHQSRLLLEAASMMIETRFALMIVDSATALYRTDFSGRGELSARQMHLAKFLRSLQKLADEFGVAVVITNQVVAQVDGSALFAGPQFKPIGGNIMAHATTTRLALRKGRAEERICKVISSPCLPEAEARFQISTEGVTDCKD; encoded by the exons ATGACGACAATGGAGCAGCGAAGAAACCAGAACGTTGTCCAAGAACAAGACGACGAAGAGATACAGCACGGCCCTTTCCCCGTCGAACAGCTTCAg GCGGCAGGTATAGCTTCTGTTGATGTAAAGAAGCTTAGGGATGCTGGTCTCTGTACTGTTGAAGGTGTTGCCTATACTCCAAGGAAGGATCTCTTGCAGATTAAAGGAATCAGTGATGCCAAGGTTGACAAAATCGTAGAAGCAG CTTCAAAGCTGGTTCCTCTTGGTTTCACTAGTGCGACCCAGCTTCATGCCCAAAGACAGGAGATCATTCAGATTACATCTGGATCAAGGGAGCTTGACAAAGTTCTTGAAG GAGGAATTGAAACTGGATCCATCACTGAGTTATATGGTGAGTTCCGCTCTGGAAAGACTCAGTTGTGCCATACGCTGTGTGTAACTTGTCAA CTACCCATGGATCAAGGAGGTGGAGAGGGTAAAGCGATGTACATTGATGCCGAGGGAACATTCAGGCCACAAAGACTCTTACAGATAGCTGACAG GTTTGGATTAAATGGAGCTGATGTACTTGAAAATGTTGCCTATGCAAGAGCGTATAATACTGATCATCAGTCAAGGCTTTTGCTTGAAGCAGCATCAATGATGATTGAAACAAG GTTTGCTCTCATGATTGTCGATAGTGCTACCGCTCTTTACAGGACAGATTTCTCTGGAAGGGGAGAGCTTTCGGCTCGACAAATGCATCTTGCAAAGTTCTTGAGAAGTCTTCAGAAGTTAGCGGATGAG TTTGGTGTGGCTGTTGTTATAACAAACCAAGTAGTTGCGCAAGTAGATGGTTCAGCTCTTTTTGCTGGTCCCCAATTTAAGCCAATTGGTGGGAATATCATGGCTCATGCCACCACAACAAG GCTGGCGTTGAGGAAAGGAAGAGCAGAGGAGAGAATCTGTAAAGTGATAAGCTCGCCATGCTTGCCAGAAGCGGAGGCTCGATTTCAAATATCTACGGAAGGTGTAACAGATTGCAAGGATTGA